Sequence from the Cryptomeria japonica unplaced genomic scaffold, Sugi_1.0 HiC_scaffold_30, whole genome shotgun sequence genome:
AGCTACTTATTCAACTTCAAATATAAATTTCAATTATATTAGTATACTGATCTAGCCAAATCTTCCAACAATCTTGACTATTTATAAGAGGGCAAATTCTTCAtgaccatctctctctctctctctctctctctctctctctgacacacacacacacacacacacacacacacacacacacacacacacacacacctctctTTCCCCATCTAGGTTTCTCacttctctacctctctccccctctctctctagaTATTGATCTTATTCTTTCCTCCTCCCTCATCAAGATCTCaccctctctctcacctctctaggtttctctctccctctctctctctctacttctctacctctccatccatgtcttaatactcacctctctctatccccttctatctctctcacctctctctatccccctctatctctctcacctctcaCTCCCCCTCtatgtctctcacctatctatcaaccacctctctctccctccccattaCCCCTCTCCCTTTGTgagctctctcatcttctctctacccctctttccctctccccatttgttgatacttccctctcttttcctctccccctccccctaaatTACCCTCAAatatctctctatccctccctctaTATGTCTTATAATGTCTCCCTCTCTTATTTTCTCTCAACTAtcctctctaccctctctaggtatttccctctctatctctccatccctATCACTGTCGACATCTCTCTAACCCCCATTATTTGTCTCACCTGCCTCTCTTGGTGTAGGTCTCTCATATGTTTACCTCCACCCCCATCTTTCTAGATATTGATCCTTCCCTTTTCACCTCCTTCTCTTCCCTCTATCAACTCTTTATTTCTCACCTCTTTAAGTCTCTTCCTCCCCCCCTCCCTCCCTATAATTGGTCTAATTTCTTTACTTCTCAAGTTCCCATCCTCTCTACCTAGATTGAGGGTGTATGGTTCAATTCTATAGAATCTTCTTAATTGGTTcctatatttatttaagaaagttaATTGAGTTTACTCTTTGTGATTCCTTTATtaacataattaaaaaaatagtATAAATTTTTCAAGCTTAAATAATAGACTTCTAGGTATTATTACATTGCATATCTTCACAATTCATTAACCCTACACATGGTAAACATAAAATACATTCTATTATAATAGATGTATAATAATATATGCAATTGAGGGAGCTATATATGAGTGCTTTGTATTCAATCCAACATCCATTTGTAACCTGAACTaacaaaatattataatttttaaaatcatcatGAGGTGTAGAGTTGATTAAAAATTACATGAATTGATGATAATTTACAAGAACTTTTAGAATCACTTCAATGTGTGCACATGTTGGTGGATGAAAGATGTAAAAATAGTCAAAAGGCAACGCTTTTTTTTGTTCACATTCCATCCATATTAATTGAACTCATGCCTCCAATTGATGACACCATCATGAACATAAATTCTGCCActacatgccaaaaaccaaaaaaataaaagtttaaaattattgatttatttatggAATAAATGAAttcaaaattatataatttttatagTTCATGATATTTGAATAAATTATTTgtgaatttaaaaatattattggtTTTAAAATAGATCAAACTTAAGTAGAGGCCATTATCCTTTAAAAATTTATCGATTGGAATTTTTGTCACTGCAATGGAGCAACTTAGAGTGATTTATTGATCATTTCaacttattttttaaatgaattttttttattaaaacttACATTTTATTTAGATTTATTGTAGAGATACTACCAAATCATAATCTATTAAATACTAAGATTTAAAATAAGCCCTCAATTTAAGGCCTAATTAAGGCTTTTCAAACTAGCTAATTCCTACTATAGCTCTTGATAGATTCAATGTCTCCTTACACCACAACTTGTGCAACCATTCTATTTTTTTCTTAAAGATCCTTTGGATCCCTAGACATTGAGAAAGAACACCAAAATCAAGGAATGTAAATGAAGTTGATAAATCCATCTTTCTAACATTCTTATTGAAAtttcttgatttaaaaaaaatgtcATCTAATAGAGAATCAATTCAATATCAACATGAATCAAATTCTTTTTTAGATTTACAAAGATTGTCTTAACTCCCGCCAAGGCCTCACAAGACTATCAAATTCTTGAATCCTTGAACATGAGTCTCATTAGAACTTCTTGACCTTAGCCAACAAATGATAGTTTTAACTTCCAAAAAGACCCAAAAAGATAGCATGAATCATTCATAGATGTTTTGATGCTTGAATTGTGTCTGTAACTATTGTAGGTAGAGAAAGGCTAGCTCAAGAGATAAATTTTTCAGCATTTCATTATCTACAAGATGATAAGATGGTGATAGTAATCACTTCATACTTGCATTCCATAGAAGAGGTGGAGAAAAGAGGAGATTGATGGTGTAGAAGCCAAACTGAAGGATGAGGCAAATAATGTTGAGAATCATGACAACAAACATCCCAAGAAAATAACATAGATGAAGAATAATTCATAAAAAATGCTTCATGAAATATATAAATGCATGCACagtatgataaaaaaaaaatattacaaatccATTTATGCCAACTATTATCTAATTGTGTCTACAATTTTACCTTTAGTGattttcatattttccactataatGATGAGTGAGATATATATGCATGTAGAAGATAGCTCTTTTCTTAACCAAATTGAAACTTGCTAAATCTTTCTATAATTAATAGTcatcaaattataaaaaaaaattaattcacaaaattttaaagattaaaaaaaatgtgtttttattttttttaaatattttaagaaaATTATCATAAATATTAAGAACTtgctttatttatttttgtttaggtAAGCACTTCCAAGAGGGTAGCTCTTATACTATAagattctaaaaataaaaatggaagCCCTTGTCACTAGGGGTGTACACAAAGTTGCGTTGCCCAAACCTACTCACCTACCATGAAAGTAATCATTACATTGCAACCAAACCAACTACAACCTGAAATTGGGTGCAGCAAAACACAAGTACTAGACATACTCCCCGCACTTTGTTGATCTCAATATCATTGTGTGTTTGAGCCTAGGAAATGATTTATTCCTTTTTGCCTTCATCCATTCCTGATCAATGTTGTTTTCCTTCTTAGCGAAGTCTCTAGGGGAATCTCTAGCTAGAGTAGTTGATTGCCTTGGTGACTCTAAATCTGAATTCACCAAGTATACTGAACCAGAACTCTCACCTAGTGCGAGAGAAAGAAAAGCATCCATAGCTACCGATGGGTCCAATTTCCCCAATGCGAGGCAGAGGCATTCATGGAAGCATCATTTGGTACTTTATTTATTACGATCTCATGAGAATACTACAAATACTCAGGCAATGGATGGGGGAAAATAGAGTAGCTTGTTTTTCCTTAAGTGAGGAAGAAGCAACAGGAGCATCCTTCTCATTCAGAGGGATGACAAAATGATAGGATTCTACCCCATCCCACCACATTGGTTGATAGTTGGACGCAACGTTGGCCCTCATGACAGTGAATCTCCTACCACACTGAAAGGTAGCATGGTCAGTAGCAGAGCACTTTTTGCAAAAATTCAATTTCATAGAATGACAATGTGAGATGAGGAAGTTGAACCAAAAAAAAATGTAGAGGAAAAGTTTTTGTTTGTGAGTTAAAAGAAGGAAACACGGGCTTTATGAATAAGAAATATTCATAAATGAAGGAACCAACATTGAGCACTAGCTCCTCGTCATAGAACGATTGAAATTCCAGGACAAAGAACCATTTGGCACAAGGGTAGATTTTATTTCGTCCTCCATATGCTCTTTCCAATTTATGCCAATCTTATACAAATGTATTTCACATAGCTTTGGCCAAATCTTCATGAATCTGCATATAATGGCACAGTCCTGGAGATATTATTCTCTTTCATGGGGAAAGCTATCCGTACATAGCTCAAAGATTGAATTTGAATGTTGAACAAATTAAGGTAGGCTAAGAGGAGTACCCAAGTGAGTTGGGGATGAAAAAAAACGTACATATTCAAATGACAAATTAGGGCCAACAATTCTTTGACCCTCTTTCGAGCCCTAGGCAACCCGAGTCAAATCCTCCCAAAAATTTAATGGAAAGACTTCGTCAAATGCATGGAATTTGTCAGGAAGGCTGCACAAAGCACAAACCCCCACGACGCCCCCACCATGCAATAGATTTGAACCATCAATACCTGCAATGTAAGCCATCATCACAAAGTCTTAGGCCATGAAAACACGATCATGGAGCAAGAAGAGTTTAAGGTGTCCTATAAATCACACCCTAGAATCTCCACACTCGAATCCACAACACCAGGAGATGCCCTCAATAAATCACGATAGCATAAAACCCCATTTTGGTCAGTGAGCAAAGGAGCAGAGTTATGCAGAGACATTAAGtctttgaaatttatttaattgtgttgaGAGACATTGTACTAATTTAAGCTAACAGTTGCACGTTATGTCCATAGGAAGGTTTGTTCTAAATATTGGAGGAAATGGTTTTGTTTTATATTTATTATGATGTTAGGTTCTTACATACAATATTAACTTTCATTTTTGAGGGTTAATTTGTATTTTAGATGTCTTCTCTTTGAGGTAgatgaataatatttttttgtttacaaaatcaataaaatattttctttaatatgttATTTGGAGTCAAATTGTTTTTTAATTTCTTAACTTGTTTCTTACAATAACTTAACATTATGGTGCGTGTgttttctttttcatccttttttaatttaaaaatgattaaaatatcataAATATATCATAGATCTTATTtcatattaatattttcttttattaattcatttgTGTTTTTTTTCTAAGTATTTTCATGTGATAACAATGGTCAGTTTTGTAATTTATGTTGATGGATGGTGAGCATAAACTTATAGCATTATAGTCTTAGCCATTATCATCATTGTGAGATTGTTTAGTTGTAGTATTAGAAAATTATACTAAACCATTGATAGTTTTAGGGATTTAAACCAGCCATAGATGGTGGTCAACGAATGAATGGATGGCCTACAACTGGACGATACCTATTAAGGTCTTGACCAGTGCGCTTAAGGGTTAAATATctaaatgaaagaaagagaattcTTGTGTTGCATACATCTCACATGAAGCTTGATATAAATCAACTTCCAACAAAATAGATTGTTAAAGTATATCATGAGGAATGTTTATGGTAACCTAATTAATATTAACAAAATTATGTATGTACTCATTCTTTATCTAATTTATCTTCTATTGGTATGTGAAAATTGATCATCCTATAGATCTTAAATTTCGTTGGCTTGGCAATTACTTTTTCAGTACAAATTAGTTAATGCATAAGTGCAAGAGGGTCAAAAAGTACCTTCCATTGGAGGCTCAAGGGAAAAGCATCAAAAGAAATTGTTTTTCCATTATTAAATAAAAGAGCCgttgttattttggtatgtaaAGTGACCTTTGTAAATCATAAAATATATGGAATGTGAAAAGTCAAGAGATTTGATACAGGGTGAGTGCATTGATATAGCTCAAGCTATGATTTTTATTGCAAGATTCTAATTTGCACTATGTTAGATAATAGAATAAATAGAAGATTTATTTATGTGTAAATGTGATCCATATTAGATAAACCACATTAAATCTatgttataaattattattttttatttttattttacattataattgatattatttatttcttaATTTTCAATGAACAAAAACTATCTTCTATTAAAGATACAAATGGAAGACTATATATACTAGAAATATCTTTCCTTACAATTGGatggaaaagaaaagaatagtgaaGAATACAGCCcatgaaatatttttgtatttctGACAGCAATAATTGGTTCGATCTAAAAATAGGAAATTTTTATTCTAATTCAGAAATTGATGAACAAACTATAAGAGTACGCGGACGTTCCAtagatttttttagagatttttctgCCACAGAGTTCGGCAGATCTAGAGTTTCACACTGCAAGTTACCTAACTGTAGACACAAAACATTCCAGTAATTTACCTAACTGTAGACACAAAACATTCCAATAATTTTATTCAATGCTCCGTGAGCTGTATTCAACGGTTGATTATACCGAAATTCAAAGGTACCCATCGAAGAAATCTTGGACTGTAGTGTAAAGAATCTCTGGATAAAGCTCACAAACTTCCACGTCTTTGGGCTCTTCCATTTTAAAATTGTATTGACACCCATTAATGAAGATGTCATGTGTCAGGGAAGCCACTATGCTCTCTGGAATATTGTTGGCTGCACAGAGAAAAAACCAAAAAGCAAATAAATCCACAATAGATATGGAATAAATGAGTAAGCCAAATTGGCTGTTATGGAGTTTTCTGATCTCTATCCCTTCAGAACTTTTCTTAATGCTAGTAATGATTATGGTGAAATTTGGCATCGTAATATACCTTTGGCCAAGTCCAAGAGATCTTGTTCTGAGATACAAACCCGAGGAAGAgtttttccaatcttcttctccCAAATTGCTGCAAGCTCATTAAGTGTGAGGAAATTCTTGGGTGGTCTGAAATGCACAATTTTGTTAACAGTCCGGACATCCTCCACAGCCTTTATGGTGTACTTCCCAATGTCTTCCCCAGTCACAAAGTATGCTGTTATTAACAATGCAATGCATAAAGtaacattatattaattatattagaTTTTCAAAATAGATTTAACAATTTTTTATATCAATATTTCAAATCACATTCTACTATTATATCAATATTTCGAGTCACATTCTACTATTATAGAGACAAAAATATGATATAATTCTGTATCCATGTCTACAGTCCATCATTCTGTAATATGATATTACTTAATACTTTACCCTTGATGTTTCCATCTCCATAGATTTCAAATTGGTCTTGGGGAGGAGGAAGCTCAGAGGGATGGGTATGATAAAAGTAAGGCCACCCAGCAATGGAATTGCAGCAGATGTAAGTGTATGGAATGTTGGCTGCCTCTACTGCCCTCCTAATAAGTCTCTTTTCTTTGTAAAAGCTTAGCCCTGGCTCCACTGGATTGGCTCTGTCTATATCATGCCCAAATTCTGACGGAAGAAACCTCTGCATCAAAGTTGCTCAATAATTCTTGTGTCAGTTATAGCTGAAAAGCATTAAAAAGAAATAATGTTTGGGTCCTAAGTCCTGACCTTAACCGTGCCAATTTCTTTAATGGCGTCTACAATCTTGAGCTGATCTGTGAGTTGACCGCCCCCTGCAACAGAAATAACAACATCGATGCCTTGCATGGCCTTTACCATTGAACTGTGATCGTTTAAATCTCCCTGCAGAACACCCATTATAACACAGTGTATGTTAATAAGATCGATAATAAGATCGATTACAAATTCCATGAGACCTATAACACAGTGTACTTTAATAAGACCCATAGTATACGTTAAATCTCCCTGCAGAACACCCATTATATCATGGTGTACGTAAACTGGCTGCTATCTAACAATAAAGAAAACACTTGCAATAATAATTACCATGAACAAACCAGCAAAGCTTAATTATATATTCTAAACCCCtataatcaaacaatcaaaacaatctaTAGCCTCTATAAAAACAATATTGTAAACAACTATACACAATTCACCACTCTCTCGAATATCACTCTGGCCTAGACTACAATAATCATTTCTCTACAACGGAATTTCTGACATACATAGATAATGTTAACACCAGAATCTTTCAATTCATGGAGGCACTTTTCTTTGGCAGCATCAAAGGCAGTAGTGGGTCTTATAAGAGCATAAGTAGGATGGCCTGCAGCTACAGCTGCAAGAGCAACAAAGCGACCAATATAACCAGTGGCTCCAATCACTAGTATTTTACAAGTACTAATACTTTTCTCTTCCTTCACAATATGGTCATATGAAGCAATCTCACAAATGGAGGCCATGACTGATACCGAATCTTCCTCCAATATTTGAGTATGAAGGCAGAGATCAAAAGAATGAGGGAATGCAGCAGCGCTTGGAGCCATTTTTATTTCCAAAAATCTTAACAACTCTTACCCAACTTAGGAATTTGGAAGAACTAAGTTGGTGTGGGTAAAGCAGGCAAACACGCAAAATATATATAGTAGATTGCTCCAGGAGAATTTCTCAATATTATTCCTAGCATGATGTAGGCGACCTGAATGTAATGCATATGGACGATTTGCTATTGATCGGCAGGTAGACTTCACCTTTTCCACAATAATAAAATACAAGTTAGTATTAAAATGTTCATGGTGGTTTCAGCAGTGCCCATTAAAACATAgactttaaatattttataattttctttagaatagaaattgatAACGTGATGGAGATCTGTTAGTATATCTTACTTTTCCTTCATTGGAATAAATTGTTTAGGTGATATTAAAATCATTACTGTGAATGAATCCATAAAATAATCGTTTTGGGTCCCTACTGGTAATCATGGAATCAGGTTAAAAACATATTTTAATATTGTGTATACTTTTTTATTGAAGATGGATATTGAGCTATAATTATAGTTAGTATTATTTTAATATGACTGGGATATTTTATAATTATCTTAAGGTTATATAACTAGTAATTGTATCTTGGAGTGCAAtaggtatgtcaaagaggtgtggaTGTGAGACCAAATGATTAAAAACTTTATTGATAATTTGATGTACATTTACCATGTTTAAATAAGCGTATTATATACTAGGTTGCAATAACTGATGCTTATAACTGTCTAACTACGATCtgtaatttaataaaatcaatttacgcTAACATTCCCTCCTTTTTACATTAATCGTAAAATTATAGAATTCACCCCCATCCTTGAGGCTTATACAACAAAACTCAGAAATATGAATACATATTTTTGAAGAGCTTTCCTTGAAGAATGCATGTATTGGGAAGCTTATATTTTCAAGTTGCATTCTCGAGCTTCAAAATATAAGCTTCACAATACATGCATTCTTCAAATCTGCTAGCATCAACAAAAAATGCAAAAGAAAGCATAAACAAAAAATATCCAAAATACCTCTCATGTAGAACACCATCTCAAAATGAGAAACTAACTTTATGATGGATAGTCCTCCATCCTTCAATACAACCAGCCTATTATAGTTTATCCATTTGATATCTTGGATGAGTTTTTTGAGGTCTCATCACTCTGAAGAGTAATAGATTTTGTACCAATAATGGATCATGACAGGGTCAGTTGTCCTATATGTTTTGTTTGAGGCCTGGGTTTTGTTGGATGCTGCTCAGAAGCCTCTTCTTTTCTTTGGGCTGAGGCATGTGGTTTGTGCTTCCCTTAGAGCTGCGACATTTTTTTGGTGTTTCTTCCGTGGGTCATGATGCCTCGGTTTTTGTGTCATGCGGGGAGGAGGGTGTGGGTGCCTTTTTGTTCAATGTTCTATGCGCAGGCTTTTCTCCTGCTTTGGTTGTTTTGTCTTCCTTTCTTTTGGCGTGGGTGCTAACTGGTTTGATTTTGGTGGGGTGGGAGGCCTTGATACCATGTCGATAGGAGTTGTTGTGGGTGGTGGTTGTGgcttctatctttctttcttttcctcccCATCTTTCCCTGGCATGTGTTGGGTATTCTTTGTGGACCTTGAGTGCTCGAAGCTGGGCTTGGCTTAGTTTCAAGCCTATGTGCCTGTTTTGGTGGTTGTTTTTGGCTCTGGGTTTGAGCAGATCCTCGACTCTTTCTCTGTCTCATCCTTATCGGGGTTTTTTGTGCTCCTCATCTCTATTTTCTCGGCTATATATCCTTTCGTTTAGAGGTGAAGAGGCTTCTTTTGTGTTGGGTTGTGAAGGATTTGTCTGGGTTATTGGTTTGCTCTCCTCTTTGTCTTATTGAggtgaccctttctcttatggagGTGGAGATTAGGTGCAGGAGTGTGGTTCAGCTTCTACTAGCTACCTGAAGACTTTCTATGCTGATAGGCTGCTTTCATCCTTATCCTATTGAGGTAGAGAGAAGGGGTTTGGGATCTTTTCATCTGTTGCTATTCCAAGTGCTGGTTAAGGTTCCCTATCAAACCTTTCATGGGTTCTTTCACAGAAAGGTCTGGGTTCACTATCAAATCCTAGCCTCCTAGTTTATTTTATGGGTTGAGGGAGCCTGCAAAAATCATCTTGGCTTCTTTTATTTAAGGTTTAGGGAGCCTTTTTAAAATCTTGTTTCCCAGATTGTTTTTTTAGGTTGTATTGTTGTGGTCTGGGCTTTgtctggttgtgggagccttgtaaaacccactttctTTGTGGAGGGTGTCTGGATTTATTCTTCTGCCTTTGTTTCTTTTAGGGGTGTGCTGGATGCTATTAATTTTCAAGGGCCCGATATggtgaatgtttgtttttgtttaggATTGGGTCTTGTGATGTTTTGTGAGCTGAAGTTTCTGTTGCAGGTTAGGGGTACTTGGAAAATTCGTCTTGTCAATTTGTGGGAACCTTGTAAAACCCATTATTCAGGTTATGGGTGTATGGAAAAACCCTTGGTTTCtattgaaggttaagggagccttgataaaaaCCTTGTGCTTGAGAAGGCTTTGGCCTCCTCCCTTTTCAGCTAGGTTTCATTGATTCCTCTTTGTTTCTAGGGTGGTTGTAGGCTGCTGATTATCTCAGATATATCTTTCGCAAATGTCTATTTTGGGTTTTGGATCCTGGTAAAATGCGAGGGTTTCTgctcccttcaaaacctattgtaagaggttttgggtcccctcaaaacctatttatccgAATAAAAAACATAGGAGGACAAATTGAGATGGTACATCCTCCCCAAGGTTCCTTTCGTAATCAAGTCTAGATTAGAGAGAGAAAAAAtactatattatataatttaaCAACAACCATCTTACTAGGCACTATATTGCTAACAATAGTATTTATATCAAGACAAGATACATCATATTCAATCTCTGAATGTTTGACCACAGTCAGTGACCCTTCTCCAATTTCCAAGTAAACAAGATTTCCCCCCTAGTGGCAAGAAAAAACTGATTGGCATTAGCTGTGGCTACAAAGTTAGAATATCTAGAACTTAATAATTTTCTTGACATTGCACTTTCTGACTTCAATGAAATGGTTGTTACTTGAACAAGTTGGTCATCAGAGGCAGACCATCTTCTCATTCATCTTTTGAAATTTAGTGCAATTATACAAGTTTCATGACCAAAGCTCACAACCGAAAAAAATGTCATGCATATCAGCAGCTGAAGATTACTATCACCAAATTCCTTTTATGCCTAGAAACTCTGAGATGCATGCTATTTGATTCCAATGTCATTGTGAAATATGCAAAGTGAACCATGCTCGAATGCTCCATAACACGTAATTACTTGTTAAATGCCACTTTGTAACAATGCACTTCTAAATATAATAGATTCGATTTTGTTTTGGAAAAATTTCATTAGCATGTAGAAGTGCACACCTATTATCTATATCTTgcatattttgaaataatttaataCTTCCAAGTATTACACCTTTAGTAACTCCCAAGAAAATTCATTGGTAGGTGTAAAAAAATCAATGAGCTTTGCAAGCATCCACTTGCACTAAGCCAATTTTGACCTTGATATCACCTTACACATAGAGGTTGCTCTCTTTCAAACTTCTTAATACTGTCTAACATTATGTTCTAACTCAGACAGTCTCTTCTCTCAACTTGCATCATTTCACAGGCATAATACATGAGCATTCTGATACCATATGAGGGCAAATAGtgaaaaactttattaataatttGATGTACATTCAACATCTTTAAATATGTTCCAGTTTGAAATAATTGATACTTATAACTATCTAACTACCACAGAGTAATTAGAGGAAGGGGAGAGGGGAGGTGATGGAAGTAtcaaaaagagagagggagagggaaagagagagagagggaataaTTAGGGAAAGGGGGAGAGGGATGGAAGCATTAAAaaagagagatgtggagagagagaTAGAGTTACAAAGACCAAGTAGGGGGAGGGGGAGATGGGAGGATATGGAAGTAtcaaaagagagagagggagagagataaggagggagacaggggaggagatggaagtatcaaaaatgagagagggagatagagagatgacaagagagggagagggagagggattaaTTAGGGTAAGAGGGAGAGGGGAGGAGATGGAAGTATCAAAAAaggaagatggagagagagagagagtaccacATGCAATGTAATATAGTAAATTTATGCTAAGAAGAAGGTCACTTTGGAAAACAATTGGTGTACTTTTTGCATACATCTGTACAATACATGAATAGAGTAATTGTGTATAACTAGCAATCAAGACATTATATAAAGACTTGAGACTTTGAACAAGACCAAAGCTCCATATCAACAAAGGAAAAGACTTATCCATAGAGGTGGTGAGATCTAATGAGAAACCATATAGAATCGATCGATCAATTGGGTGGAGAGACTTGGAAGAGTACAATGATAGTAGTAAGTTTTGATAGTCCTCCTTGCCTAGCATATATGTGTAACGAATATTGTGTACGAGTCCTTGATAGTTATTGAACTAGTATGATCTGGTTTCCTAATATATAGGCGCTACATGACCAAATATAGTAGACAGTTTTAATAATTAGATACATTTATTTTCCATTCTTTTCAAAGACGTAAGTTTTTTTATtatggaaaaaataggttttgaagggaccccaaaacacTTTACATTAGATGACATAAGATAGATCAAATATTGTCCATTCATAACAAAACCAAGAGACAAAATCCCATAGGGATGAGAGACAAAACAAGTTTTCAAGCATGTAAGTTGTTAAGTTAACAATAAATGAATAGTTTTATGAAAGCATTAAGATAGTGGTCTTGTTTGGTCtacaaaatttgttttgttttttgaccCTATGTGGTCTATCATGGGATATTCAGTGGCATCAAATGTCAAGAATATGTAGtctatttttaatgttttgataATTAATCTAATACAAAAATTTATCAACATAATTATAATCTCTATCATGTACCTTAGGGTGTCCTATGATGATATCCATAGATATAACTTCCATTTCTAACTAAGAACTAGTAGTAATTAGAGTAAAACTATTTGATAGATTCAATCCCCTTTATTCTTTTAGTGAATCACACATTCTTTAATACTTTTATGAACATCCTCTTTAAGCACTTTCCACAAAAATATTTCATAGCTTGTTATGTAAATCTTGTTGGGATTTACATGAAGATTTCATtcatgaactattatgttgtcattgatgtcaactaaaactggtaatgatgttgtaatgatgttgttttgcaacggGTAAGTGAGATTGTGAATGAAAcaggtattactagagaagaagtgagatcaatcggtaaaACCTACCTGTTGATATGACAATCCCTAATTGATGGAGCTTGGTGGATCaactatattggtttatgatcaaatgatgagcggtaatcaTTATGCCACATatgtatgttgtatgt
This genomic interval carries:
- the LOC131861616 gene encoding leucoanthocyanidin reductase-like; translated protein: MAPSAAAFPHSFDLCLHTQILEEDSVSVMASICEIASYDHIVKEEKSISTCKILVIGATGYIGRFVALAAVAAGHPTYALIRPTTAFDAAKEKCLHELKDSGVNIIYGDLNDHSSMVKAMQGIDVVISVAGGGQLTDQLKIVDAIKEIGTVKRFLPSEFGHDIDRANPVEPGLSFYKEKRLIRRAVEAANIPYTYICCNSIAGWPYFYHTHPSELPPPQDQFEIYGDGNIKAYFVTGEDIGKYTIKAVEDVRTVNKIVHFRPPKNFLTLNELAAIWEKKIGKTLPRVCISEQDLLDLAKANNIPESIVASLTHDIFINGCQYNFKMEEPKDVEVCELYPEILYTTVQDFFDGYL